The proteins below are encoded in one region of Micromonospora sp. DSM 45708:
- a CDS encoding helix-turn-helix domain-containing protein yields MTETANARKIAFATFVRRALDDARAMRAWSGTEVSRRTGVSRQTINRWVRGDWASDPEAERVVAFCEGLGLDPATAFTALGWDRTTGPRTAPAPPPMDPDVEALLRRLVDPNVSDAEKFHIRETIRYLAYRPTLPANVRNRGKQAG; encoded by the coding sequence GTGACCGAGACGGCCAATGCACGGAAGATCGCCTTTGCCACCTTCGTCCGCCGCGCGCTGGACGACGCCCGGGCCATGCGCGCGTGGAGTGGCACCGAGGTCTCCCGGCGCACCGGCGTCTCCCGCCAGACCATCAACCGCTGGGTACGCGGCGACTGGGCGAGCGACCCCGAGGCCGAGCGGGTGGTCGCGTTCTGCGAGGGGCTCGGGCTCGACCCGGCCACCGCGTTCACCGCGCTCGGCTGGGACCGGACGACCGGCCCCCGCACCGCCCCCGCCCCGCCCCCGATGGACCCGGACGTCGAGGCGCTGCTGCGCCGACTGGTCGACCCGAACGTCTCCGACGCGGAGAAGTTCCACATTCGAGAAACCATTAGATACCTCGCATATCGCCCGACACTGCCGGCAAATGTCCGAAATAGGGGCAAGCAGGCCGGCTAG